TCGGCGCGTCCCAGCGCAGCACTTCCTTCCACGGCTCGGCCCACTCCAGCAGGGCCGCCTTCCGCGCCCAGAAGACGCGAAGGTCCCCCGCGGCGAGCGCGCGCTCGGCGTCGTAGTCGATCGCCGCGCCCTTCAGGAGGGACTCCGGAGGCTGGATCGTCTCGCCGCCTTTCGCGAGGGCGTCGATCGTCGCGCGCTGGGAGCCGGTGAGGTCGAGCCGGACGTCGTCTTGCGTTTCGGCCATGGCGGGCCCTCCTCGAGACGGCGGGGGGCCGCGAGTCTGCACCAGAACCGCGCGCGCGGGATTAACGCGAGTCAAGTCCCCCTGCTCGGCGCCACGCCTCGCGCCGCTCCCGCGCGGCGGCCAGCGTGGGGCGTCCGCGACGGTCCATCGAGCGAATAAAAGACGAAATACGGCCAATTCGGCGCATAAAGGCTGCCCAATCGGCGCAGGAAACAAGAGCCTAGGCTTGGGGCTGGATTCGAAAAAACCCATTTATTTCAACACATGCTACGTACTTCCCCCCACGGCCCAGAACTTGCCCTATTGCTACGCTCGTCCCGAACGAAACCTGCCGGCATCTTGAGTGTTCCGGTAGGGGAAGAACACAAGACCCGCAAGACGGGCGATTCGAGAAGGAGAGACCCCCCATGAAGAAGACGATCCTGGCGATGGTGGCGGCGGCGGCAGTGGCCGTCCCGGCGACGGCCGCCGACGAGACCCTGATCTTCCGCGGCAACGTCGCGTTCATCACGCCGACTGCCGACTCGACGATCGACGACATCAAGTTCGAAGCCGACTCGGCGGTCGGGCTGGACGCGTCCTTCGAATACAAGTTCGCGAAGGCGTGGGGCGTCGAGGCAGCCGTCCTTTACGCCAAGCACGACGTCAAGGCCGACGGCTCCAAGTTCGCCGAAATCGATCAGACCCCCCTCCTCATCAGCGCCAACTACCACTTCCCCACCGCCGGGAACGCCGACTGGTACGTCGGACCGACCGTCGGCTACACCTTCTGGGGCGACGTCGACGTCGATAACCCCGCCGCCGTGGACCCGAGCACCGACGGGGAGTTCACCTACGGCGTGAACGCCGGTGTGGACGTCCCGATCAAGGGCAGCTGGGCCTTCACCGGAGGTCTGCGCTACCTCTTCAGCAAGGCCAACGGCGACGGCGTCGGCGACGTCGACGTGAACCCGCTGGTCCTGCGCGCGGGCGTCGCCTACCGCTTCTAAGGTCCGCCGTCCCGAACCGACCGAAGGGCCCGCTCCGGCGGGCCCTTCGTGTTTTTGCCCGCGATTCATGGAAAAAACCCCACTCGTCGGATAGAGTTCGCGCTCGGACTGAATCCGGGGCCGAGCAGCCCCGCCGTCCGTCCTGAGGCGGGCGTGGTCGCACCGAAAGTGGAGGGAACAGCGATGCGGTTGAATCTGCGGAAGGCCGCCCTTGCCGCCGTGGCGGGGCTCGTCGCGTGTGCGCCGGCGCTCGCGGCGGACACGGGTCCGGAAACCGATCTGAGCCTGCTGCTCGGCGCGGGGGTCGGCGACAACAAGCTCGTCGGAGACGACAACGACTCCGACTTGCGCCCGCTGCTCGGGCTTCGATTGGGTCACGGCATCAGTGACTCGCTCGGAGCCTTCGCCGATCTCACGGCGCTCAAGTACAACGGCGACGATGCGCTCTTCGGCGACGTCACCGAGGTCGCCGGTCGTGCCGGCATCCAGTGGTTCATGTTCGGCCAGAAGTGGCGGACGTTCCTCTCGCCCGGCCTCGGTTTCGCGGTGTTCAACCCCTCCGGCTCGGGGAACGCATTGCGCCCGTTCGCGTCCCTGGGCTTCGGCCAGCGCCGCGCTTACGGCGACAACGGCGTGTTCTCCTGGGAGCTGCGTGCCGACCAGACCTTCTGGGACTCGGGACTCAACGAGGAGAACTTCCTCAACTACAAGGCCCTCGTCGGCCTCGGCTGGGGCGTGGGTGGTCCGCCGAAGGACACCGACGGCGACGGCGTTCCCGACAAGAAGGACAAGTGCCCCGACACGCCGCGCGGCGCGATCGTGGACGAAAAGGGCTGCCCGAAGGATTCGGACGGGGACGGCGTCCTCGACGGACTCGACCAGTGCCCGGGCACCCCGGCCGGCGTTCCGGTCGACGAGAAGGGCTGCACCAAGGACACCGACGGCGACGGCGTGCACGACGGCATCGACAAGTGCCCGAACACGCCCAAGGGCGCCAAGGTCGACGCCAACGGCTGCCCGATGGACACCGACGGCGACGGCGTCTACGACGGCATCGACCAGTGCCCCGGCACCACCAAGGGCTGCAAGGTCGACGCGAAGGGCTGCCCGATCGACAGCGATCGCGACGGCGTGTGCGACGGTCTCGACCAGTGTCCCGGCACCGAGGCCGGCCTGAAGGTCGACGAGAAGGGTTGCCCGCCGCCTCCGGCGCCGAAGGTTGCGCCGATCTTCACCCCCGAGCAGCGCGAGTTCATTCTCGAGGGGATCACCTTCGCGAACGACAGCGCCACGATCACCACCGAGTCGACCTTCGTCCTCGACAAGGTCGTCCTCGCGCTGCAGGCCTATCCCGAGGCGACGTTCGAGATCCGTGGCCACACGGACTCGAAGGGCTCGGACGCCTACAACCTCAAGCTCTCCGATCGTCGCGCGAAGGCCGTGCAGGACTACTTCCTGTCGAAGGGGATCGCGGCTTCCCGGATGACGGCGAAGGGCTACGGCGAGAAGGAACCGATCGCCGACAACAAGACCGAAGAGGGCCGGGCGAAGAACCGCCGCGTCGCCCTGCGTCGCACGGACCAGTAGGTCCGCTCACTCATCGACCGGAGGAAGCGGGGGCCGCGGGGCCCCCGCTTTTTTTGGGGACAGCAACCTATTTCGCAACTGGGGACAGTCACCCGATCCCCCCAGCGCCGTAAAGGCGAGGTTTTCGGGGATGGGTGAATCGGGTGGCTGTCCCCAGTTGCGAAATAGGTTGCTGTCCCCATTAAACGACGCCGGCGGCCAGAAGCACGGCGATCAGCACGAGCATCGCGGCGACGGTGCGCTTCACGGCGCGCAGGGTCACCTTGTGCATCAGCCGCGTGCCGGCGAAGGCGCCGGCGAAGGCGGCGGCGGTCGCCGCCGCGACGAGCCCGAGGTTCTCGCGCACCCCCGACGCGCTGAAATGCCCGGCGTAGACCGACAGGCGCGTGAGATCGACGAGGCAGGCGACCGAGATCCCCGTCGCGAGGAACGCCTCCTTCGAG
This portion of the Candidatus Polarisedimenticolaceae bacterium genome encodes:
- a CDS encoding OmpW family outer membrane protein codes for the protein MKKTILAMVAAAAVAVPATAADETLIFRGNVAFITPTADSTIDDIKFEADSAVGLDASFEYKFAKAWGVEAAVLYAKHDVKADGSKFAEIDQTPLLISANYHFPTAGNADWYVGPTVGYTFWGDVDVDNPAAVDPSTDGEFTYGVNAGVDVPIKGSWAFTGGLRYLFSKANGDGVGDVDVNPLVLRAGVAYRF
- a CDS encoding OmpA family protein translates to MFGQKWRTFLSPGLGFAVFNPSGSGNALRPFASLGFGQRRAYGDNGVFSWELRADQTFWDSGLNEENFLNYKALVGLGWGVGGPPKDTDGDGVPDKKDKCPDTPRGAIVDEKGCPKDSDGDGVLDGLDQCPGTPAGVPVDEKGCTKDTDGDGVHDGIDKCPNTPKGAKVDANGCPMDTDGDGVYDGIDQCPGTTKGCKVDAKGCPIDSDRDGVCDGLDQCPGTEAGLKVDEKGCPPPPAPKVAPIFTPEQREFILEGITFANDSATITTESTFVLDKVVLALQAYPEATFEIRGHTDSKGSDAYNLKLSDRRAKAVQDYFLSKGIAASRMTAKGYGEKEPIADNKTEEGRAKNRRVALRRTDQ